The bacterium genomic interval CGTCGGGGCGACGGGGTTGATGTCCTTGAACGCGACGAGGTTCTCGCTCTCGAACACCTTCTCAGCGGGGATCTCGCCCTTCGCGATCTTGCAGAATATGCATTCTTCGGACATGGTCTCCTCCTACATGTCTGCCAGCGTCTCTTCGTTTCCGCTGCCGATGATCAAATCGTTCACCATCACCACCGCGCTCTTGAGGTCGATCTTGTCTTCGGTCAGCGATTTTCCCAGGACTATGCCGTCGAGGCGGGGCGCGGAGAGGGTGATTATCTTCTGGATGTCGGAGAGGTTGGATATCTCCGACGTGATCGTTATCCTCGCGGTCACGTTCTTGCAGAATTCGAGGATGCTCTTGAAATTTTCATCGCCCATGGTGCCGTCCGCCCTGATGTCGGAATAGAGTATGTAGCGCACGCCGGCGTCGAGGAACTGCTTTGCGTAGTCGAGGGGCGTCTTCTTGGTTACGACCGCGTAGCCGGGGATCGTGACGTGGCCCCCCTTGAGGTCGATGTGTGCGCCGATCTTGTTGGGGAACTGATCGCAGATCTCCTTGAGGAAGGCGGGCTGCTGATATGCGAGCGTGCCCTGGACCACGAAATCCACCCCTGCGTTGACGTACGCTTCCACCGCCTGCGGGGTCTTGAACGTCCCGTCCACGAAGGCGGCGATCTTGAGCTCGCGTATGATTTTGTTGATTACCGGCGCATGGATGCTGGCGCCTACCGCCGCAGTGGCCAGGTCCACGAAGTGGAGGGTCTCGGCGCCCGCGGTCTTCATCGCCGCTGCGGTGGCCATCGGGTCCTCGGAGAAGAGGGCTGAGCGCACCCCTCCCTTGAGCACGACCTTGCCGTCCTTGAGATATATCTGCGGAATCAGCTGCATAGTCCCCCCGGATATGGCTTCGAATACTAGCACAGGGGCGAGGGATTGTGAAATGCCAATTATGCCTGGGGCTGCTCGTCGGACTCGCGGCTGATCGTAGCACCGCAGGCGGCCAGCTTCTCCTCGATTCGCTCGTATCCCCTGTCCAGGTGATAGATCCTGCGTATCTCGGTCGTGCCCTCAGCGGCCAACCCGGCCAATACGAGCGAGGCGGAGGCGCGGAGGTCGGTGGCCATGACCGGCGCGCCCTTGAGCCTGGGCACGCCCCTGACCACGGCCGTGCCGCCGTCGATGGAGATGTCCGCGCCCATCCTGACGAGCTCGGGCACGTGCATGAAGCGGTTCTCGAATATCGTCTCGGTGATGATGCTGGTGCCGCCGGCCACG includes:
- a CDS encoding HisA/HisF-related TIM barrel protein, translating into MQLIPQIYLKDGKVVLKGGVRSALFSEDPMATAAAMKTAGAETLHFVDLATAAVGASIHAPVINKIIRELKIAAFVDGTFKTPQAVEAYVNAGVDFVVQGTLAYQQPAFLKEICDQFPNKIGAHIDLKGGHVTIPGYAVVTKKTPLDYAKQFLDAGVRYILYSDIRADGTMGDENFKSILEFCKNVTARITITSEISNLSDIQKIITLSAPRLDGIVLGKSLTEDKIDLKSAVVMVNDLIIGSGNEETLADM